A genomic stretch from Actinomadura rubteroloni includes:
- a CDS encoding ABC transporter ATP-binding protein produces the protein MTPLSLRAERATLGYGGHAVCAGLDLDVRAGEFLVVAGPSGCGKSTLLRAFAGLLRPSGGAVTAGGETITGPSPDRALVFQDDALLPWRSARRNVELPLAIRGVPRTARTAEAAEWLARVGLADAVRRLPRQLSGGMRQRVQLARALAGRPRALLMDEPFGALDAQTRAAMQRLLLDVLADAPATVVFVTHDVDEALLLGDRVVVLGRHGVALDADVPPAPDASLRGRVLAALSGEKVH, from the coding sequence GTGACCCCGCTGTCCCTGCGCGCCGAGCGCGCGACCCTCGGCTACGGCGGCCACGCCGTCTGCGCCGGGCTGGACCTGGACGTGCGGGCGGGCGAGTTCCTGGTCGTCGCCGGGCCGTCGGGGTGCGGTAAGTCCACGCTGCTGCGCGCGTTCGCGGGCCTGCTGCGGCCGTCCGGCGGCGCCGTGACGGCGGGCGGGGAGACGATCACCGGCCCGTCGCCCGACCGCGCGCTCGTCTTCCAGGACGACGCGCTGCTGCCGTGGCGGTCCGCGCGCCGCAACGTCGAGCTGCCGCTGGCGATCCGGGGCGTCCCGCGCACCGCGCGCACCGCCGAGGCGGCCGAGTGGCTGGCCCGGGTGGGCCTCGCCGACGCCGTCCGCCGCCTGCCCCGCCAGCTCTCGGGCGGTATGCGCCAGCGCGTCCAGCTCGCCCGCGCGCTCGCCGGCCGTCCCCGCGCCCTGCTCATGGACGAGCCGTTCGGCGCGCTCGACGCCCAGACCCGCGCGGCCATGCAGCGGCTGCTGCTGGACGTGCTCGCCGACGCGCCCGCGACGGTCGTGTTCGTCACCCACGACGTCGACGAGGCGCTGCTGCTCGGCGACCGCGTCGTCGTCCTCGGCCGCCACGGCGTCGCACTGGACGCCGACGTCCCGCCCGCCCCGGACGCGTCGCTGCGCGGCCGGGTCCTCGCCGCGCTCTCCGGAGAGAAGGTCCACTGA
- a CDS encoding MFS transporter, protein MPSKHYHWVALSNTTLGMLLATVNSSIVIISLPAIFRGIHLDPLKPGNVSYLLWILMGYMLVSAVLVVTLGRLGDLFGRVRMYNAGFAVFTVGTLVLAFDPFQGGAGALWLIGWRVFQGIGGAMLMANSAAILTDAFPAHRRGMAMGVNQVAGIAGSFIGLVAGGLLSEIDWRLVFFVSAPIGVAGTVWGYFSLRDTGRRNPGAKIDWLGNVTFAVGLTALLAAITYGIQPYAGHDMGWTNPWVLSGIIGGVAVLAAFCVIETRVESPMFHLDLFRIRAFAAGNSAGLLTAISRGGMQFMLIIWLQGIWLPLRGYAYEDTPLWAGIYLLPLTVGFLAAGPLSGTLSDRYGARIFSTGGLAVAALSLLGLLLIPTDFPYWAFAGLIFLNGAGTGLFAAPNSAAIMNSVPANQRGVASGMAATFTNAGMVLSIGVFFSLMIAGLADTLPRTLTAGLTAHGVPSGVATEIGNLPPVGTLFAAFLGYNPVESLLAPSGTLATLSPADRSELTGHSYFPSLISDPFHHGLVIVFGLAIGITLLAGVASVLRGGRYVHDEREPEPRGKVAVGEA, encoded by the coding sequence GTGCCCTCGAAGCACTACCACTGGGTCGCGCTGAGCAACACGACGCTCGGCATGCTCCTGGCGACCGTCAACTCCTCGATCGTGATCATCTCCCTGCCCGCCATCTTCCGCGGGATCCACCTCGACCCGCTCAAGCCGGGCAACGTCAGCTACCTGCTGTGGATCCTGATGGGCTACATGCTCGTCTCGGCAGTCCTCGTCGTGACGCTCGGCCGCCTCGGCGACCTGTTCGGCCGCGTGCGCATGTACAACGCGGGGTTCGCGGTGTTCACGGTCGGGACGCTCGTCCTCGCGTTCGACCCGTTCCAGGGCGGCGCGGGAGCGCTCTGGCTGATCGGCTGGCGGGTGTTCCAGGGCATCGGCGGCGCGATGCTGATGGCCAACTCCGCCGCGATCCTCACCGACGCGTTCCCCGCCCACCGCCGGGGCATGGCGATGGGCGTCAACCAGGTCGCGGGCATCGCGGGCAGCTTCATCGGGCTCGTCGCGGGCGGCCTGCTCAGCGAGATCGACTGGCGGCTGGTCTTCTTCGTCTCCGCGCCGATCGGGGTCGCCGGGACGGTCTGGGGCTACTTCTCCCTGCGCGACACCGGCCGCCGCAACCCCGGCGCGAAGATCGACTGGCTCGGCAACGTCACGTTCGCCGTCGGCCTCACCGCGCTGCTCGCCGCGATCACCTACGGCATCCAGCCCTACGCCGGGCACGACATGGGCTGGACGAACCCGTGGGTGCTCTCCGGGATCATCGGCGGCGTGGCCGTGCTCGCCGCGTTCTGCGTCATCGAGACCCGGGTCGAGAGCCCGATGTTCCACCTCGACCTGTTCCGCATCCGCGCGTTCGCGGCCGGGAACTCCGCCGGGCTGCTCACCGCGATCTCGCGCGGCGGCATGCAGTTCATGCTGATCATCTGGCTCCAGGGCATCTGGCTCCCGCTGCGCGGCTACGCCTACGAGGACACGCCGCTGTGGGCGGGCATCTACCTGCTGCCGCTGACGGTCGGGTTCCTCGCCGCCGGGCCGCTGTCGGGGACGCTGTCGGACCGGTACGGCGCGCGGATCTTCTCCACCGGCGGCCTGGCCGTCGCGGCGCTGTCCCTGCTCGGCCTGCTGCTGATCCCGACCGACTTCCCCTACTGGGCGTTCGCCGGGCTGATCTTCCTGAACGGCGCCGGGACGGGCCTGTTCGCGGCCCCCAACTCCGCGGCGATCATGAACTCCGTCCCGGCGAACCAGCGCGGCGTGGCGTCCGGCATGGCCGCGACGTTCACCAACGCCGGCATGGTCCTGTCCATCGGCGTGTTCTTCTCCCTGATGATCGCCGGGCTGGCCGACACGCTCCCGCGCACGCTGACGGCGGGCCTGACCGCGCACGGCGTGCCGTCCGGCGTCGCCACCGAGATCGGGAACCTGCCGCCCGTCGGGACGCTGTTCGCCGCGTTCCTCGGCTACAACCCGGTCGAGAGCCTGCTCGCGCCGTCCGGGACGCTCGCGACGCTCAGCCCGGCGGACCGTTCCGAACTCACCGGGCACAGCTACTTCCCGAGCCTGATCTCCGACCCGTTCCACCACGGCCTGGTGATCGTGTTCGGGCTGGCGATCGGGATCACGCTGCTCGCGGGCGTGGCGTCGGTGCTGCGCGGCGGACGGTACGTTCACGACGAGAGGGAGCCCGAGCCGCGCGGGAAGGTCGCCGTCGGTGAAGCGTGA
- a CDS encoding TauD/TfdA dioxygenase family protein → MTEIRRIGGRIGAEITGADPNAVPYDELNGLLLEHKALVFRDAGLDEDGQIRFASRFGDLTRAHPTLPPVDDRPDILPVDAEEGIRSNHWHTDVTFIRTPPAVSTLRALVVPPYGGNTLIANAAAAYRDLPEPLREFADRLWAVHSNAHDYILPRGDGDAADSYRRTFTSKRYKTAHPVVRVHPETGERGLFIGGFAERIVDLSAGESRDILRILQSYVTRPENLLRVVWNPGDVVVFDNRVTQHYAPDDYGDLPRVLHRVTVAGDVPAGVTGERSRIVEGDDAAHYTPAA, encoded by the coding sequence ATGACCGAGATCCGCCGCATCGGCGGGCGCATCGGCGCCGAGATCACCGGCGCCGACCCCAATGCCGTGCCGTACGACGAGCTGAACGGGCTGCTGCTGGAGCACAAGGCGCTCGTGTTCCGCGACGCGGGCCTGGACGAGGACGGGCAGATCCGCTTCGCGTCCCGGTTCGGCGACCTGACGCGGGCGCACCCGACGCTGCCGCCCGTGGACGACCGTCCCGACATCCTCCCGGTGGACGCCGAGGAGGGCATCCGCTCCAACCACTGGCACACCGACGTGACGTTCATCCGGACGCCCCCGGCGGTGAGCACGCTGCGTGCGCTCGTCGTCCCGCCCTACGGGGGCAACACGCTGATCGCCAACGCCGCCGCCGCGTACCGGGACCTGCCCGAGCCGCTGCGGGAGTTCGCCGATCGGTTGTGGGCCGTCCACAGCAACGCCCACGACTACATCCTTCCGCGCGGCGACGGGGACGCGGCCGATTCGTACCGGCGCACGTTCACGTCCAAGCGCTACAAGACCGCGCATCCGGTGGTGCGCGTCCACCCGGAGACGGGTGAGCGCGGCCTGTTCATCGGCGGGTTCGCCGAACGGATCGTGGACCTGTCCGCCGGCGAGTCGCGCGACATCCTGCGCATCCTGCAGAGCTACGTGACGCGTCCGGAGAACCTGCTGCGCGTCGTCTGGAACCCGGGCGACGTCGTCGTGTTCGACAACCGCGTCACCCAGCACTACGCGCCGGACGACTACGGCGACCTGCCGCGCGTCCTGCACCGCGTCACCGTGGCGGGCGACGTGCCCGCCGGGGTGACCGGCGAGCGCAGCCGCATCGTCGAGGGCGACGACGCCGCGCACTACACGCCGGCCGCCTGA
- a CDS encoding fumarate reductase/succinate dehydrogenase flavoprotein subunit, protein MEIPSPSTRRELRCDVLVVGGGTAGTMAAITAAEQGADVLLLEKAHVRHSGALAMGMDGVNNAVIPGKATPEDYVAEITRANDGIVNQRTVHQTATRGFAMVKRLEKYGVKFEKDEHGEYAVRRVHRSGSYVLPMPEGKDVKKVLYRVLRQRTMRERVTIENRVMPVRILTHAGRAVGAAGFDTRTGEFVTVAAGAVILATGPCGRLGLPASGYLYGTYENPANAGDGYAMAYHAGAELSGIECFQINPLIKDYNGPACAYVANPFGGYQVNADGERFVDCDYWSGQMMAEVKREIDSARGPIYLKLSHLPDETLTALEGILHTTERPTRGTFHAGRGHDYRTHDVEMHISEIGLCGGHSSSGVWVDENARTTVPGLYAAGDLACVPHNYMIGAFVFGDLAGAHAAGHHASGPLDEEQIAAAHELIYRPLRNPDGPPQQQVEYKLRRFVNDYVAPAKTARRLELAIETFDRMRGEIAAMGARTPHELMRCAEVTFIRDCAEMAARASLTRTESRWGLYHDRADLPERDDATWFYHLNLRRRGDGAMEFLKRPVAPYLVDVDGIDVPDHGTEPVLLGAAAPVAASAPVRRTDRPASGVTRSPRMLELLRLAESGPSAADLAPYLADSDPKVRRAAVATVTEVVPDGTAAVLAGALGDAHGAVRRAAATALRELVEVLPASPDVRDALVPALTSADAVVRAAVLDVLRALGLGDRAVFRTARADGDHRVRLQAVRGLIALDDADGVAGAAADANREVRIQVAHGLGTIGDPSAAGTAGTLAADADPLVRAAALAAFAGLGCPPPLDATAVAALHDESWEVRVGAARGLAAAPPDTAAAPLIKTLDDPHADVRKAAVLSLTAWAGRPDVAEALRTAHDDTDADVRAHSRHALAY, encoded by the coding sequence ATGGAGATCCCGTCCCCGTCCACGCGGCGGGAGCTGCGCTGCGACGTCCTGGTCGTCGGCGGCGGCACCGCCGGGACGATGGCCGCGATCACCGCCGCCGAGCAGGGCGCGGACGTGCTGCTGCTGGAGAAGGCGCACGTCCGCCACTCGGGCGCGCTCGCGATGGGCATGGACGGCGTCAACAACGCCGTCATCCCCGGCAAGGCCACGCCCGAGGACTACGTCGCGGAGATCACCCGCGCCAACGACGGCATCGTGAACCAGCGGACCGTCCACCAGACCGCCACGCGCGGGTTCGCGATGGTGAAGCGGCTGGAGAAGTACGGCGTCAAGTTCGAGAAGGACGAGCACGGCGAGTACGCGGTGCGGCGCGTCCACCGGTCGGGGAGCTACGTGCTGCCGATGCCGGAGGGCAAGGACGTCAAGAAGGTGCTCTACCGCGTGCTGCGGCAGCGGACGATGCGCGAGCGCGTGACGATCGAGAACCGCGTCATGCCCGTCCGGATCCTGACGCACGCGGGGCGCGCGGTCGGCGCCGCCGGGTTCGACACGCGCACCGGCGAGTTCGTCACGGTCGCGGCGGGCGCGGTGATCCTCGCGACCGGCCCGTGCGGGCGCCTCGGCCTGCCCGCCAGCGGCTACCTCTACGGGACGTACGAGAACCCCGCCAACGCCGGAGACGGCTACGCGATGGCCTACCACGCGGGCGCCGAGCTGAGCGGCATCGAGTGCTTCCAGATCAACCCGCTCATCAAGGACTACAACGGCCCGGCCTGCGCGTACGTCGCGAACCCGTTCGGCGGCTACCAGGTCAACGCCGACGGCGAGCGGTTCGTGGACTGCGACTACTGGTCCGGGCAGATGATGGCCGAGGTCAAGCGGGAGATCGACTCGGCGCGCGGCCCGATCTACCTCAAGCTCAGCCACCTGCCCGACGAGACGCTGACGGCCCTCGAAGGCATCCTGCACACCACCGAGCGGCCGACGCGCGGCACCTTCCACGCCGGGCGCGGCCACGACTACCGGACGCACGACGTCGAGATGCACATCTCCGAGATCGGCCTGTGCGGCGGGCACTCGTCGTCGGGGGTGTGGGTGGACGAGAACGCGCGCACGACCGTCCCCGGCCTGTACGCGGCGGGCGACCTGGCGTGCGTCCCGCACAACTACATGATCGGCGCGTTCGTGTTCGGCGACCTTGCGGGCGCGCACGCCGCCGGGCACCACGCGTCCGGGCCGCTGGACGAGGAACAGATCGCCGCCGCGCACGAGCTGATCTACCGGCCGCTGCGCAATCCGGACGGCCCGCCGCAGCAGCAGGTCGAGTACAAGCTGCGCCGGTTCGTCAACGATTACGTCGCGCCCGCCAAGACGGCCCGGCGGCTGGAGCTGGCGATCGAGACGTTCGACCGCATGCGCGGCGAGATCGCGGCGATGGGCGCGCGGACCCCGCACGAGCTGATGCGCTGCGCGGAGGTCACGTTCATCCGCGACTGCGCGGAGATGGCCGCCCGCGCGTCCCTGACCCGGACCGAGAGCCGGTGGGGCCTCTACCACGACCGCGCCGACCTGCCCGAACGCGACGACGCAACCTGGTTCTACCACCTCAACCTGCGGCGGCGCGGCGACGGGGCGATGGAGTTCCTGAAGCGGCCCGTCGCGCCCTACCTGGTGGACGTGGACGGCATCGACGTCCCCGACCACGGCACCGAGCCCGTCCTGCTGGGGGCCGCCGCGCCGGTGGCCGCGTCCGCGCCCGTCCGGCGGACGGACCGGCCCGCGTCCGGCGTGACCCGCTCGCCCCGGATGCTGGAACTGCTGCGGCTCGCCGAGTCCGGGCCGTCCGCCGCCGACCTCGCGCCCTACCTCGCCGACTCCGACCCGAAGGTGCGGCGCGCGGCCGTCGCGACGGTCACCGAGGTCGTCCCGGACGGCACCGCCGCCGTCCTGGCCGGGGCGCTCGGCGACGCGCACGGCGCCGTCCGGCGCGCCGCCGCGACCGCGCTGCGCGAACTGGTGGAGGTGCTGCCCGCGTCGCCGGACGTGCGGGACGCGCTCGTCCCCGCGCTGACCTCCGCCGACGCCGTCGTCCGCGCCGCCGTGCTGGACGTCCTGCGCGCCCTCGGCCTCGGCGACCGCGCCGTCTTCCGCACGGCCCGCGCCGACGGCGATCACCGCGTGCGGCTCCAGGCGGTGCGCGGCCTCATCGCCCTGGACGACGCGGACGGCGTCGCCGGCGCCGCCGCCGACGCCAACCGCGAGGTGCGGATCCAGGTCGCGCACGGCCTCGGCACGATCGGCGACCCGTCCGCCGCCGGGACGGCCGGGACCCTCGCCGCCGACGCCGACCCGCTCGTCCGCGCCGCCGCGCTGGCGGCGTTCGCGGGCCTGGGCTGCCCGCCGCCCCTGGACGCGACGGCCGTCGCGGCGCTGCACGACGAGTCCTGGGAGGTCCGCGTCGGCGCGGCCCGCGGCCTGGCCGCCGCACCACCGGACACCGCCGCCGCACCGCTGATCAAGACCTTGGACGACCCGCACGCCGACGTCCGCAAGGCCGCCGTCCTTTCCCTGACCGCGTGGGCGGGCCGTCCGGACGTGGCGGAAGCGCTCCGCACGGCGCACGACGACACCGACGCCGACGTCCGCGCCCACTCCCGCCACGCTCTAGCCTATTAA
- a CDS encoding acyl-CoA dehydrogenase family protein, whose translation MTVTHEDPVLPDDLLAAFAGRADRYDRENAFFHEDFADLRAAGYLTVALPPAFGGAGLGLPEVAAAQRRLAYHAPATALATGMHLYWTGVAADLHRAGDDSLDWLLREAAAGEVFAAGHGEPGNDRDLEYARTVAVPHGDGGYRVTGHKTFTSLSPVWTRLGVHALDDSDPEHPKIVHAFVDRDAPGVRIEDTWDTVGQRATRSDDTHLADVPVPAGRVARVLAAGPTGDPFVASIFAWAEVLFASVYYGLARRALDLAVASAKRRPSVKLGRPVAHDPYVQWSVAEATVELEGVLAHIERVADDWAAGVDHGDDWPVKLVAVKYHATESAKRVVDHAVKAAGAGALRTGELSRLYRDVLAGTFHPANSATVHELVGKSVLGLLAAGER comes from the coding sequence ATGACCGTCACGCACGAGGACCCCGTCCTGCCCGACGACCTGCTGGCCGCGTTCGCGGGCCGCGCCGACCGCTACGACCGCGAGAACGCCTTCTTCCACGAGGACTTCGCGGACCTGCGCGCCGCCGGGTACCTCACCGTCGCGCTGCCGCCCGCGTTCGGCGGCGCCGGCCTCGGCCTGCCCGAGGTCGCCGCCGCGCAGCGCCGCCTCGCCTACCACGCGCCCGCGACCGCCCTCGCCACCGGCATGCACCTGTACTGGACGGGCGTCGCCGCCGACCTGCACCGCGCGGGCGACGACTCGCTGGACTGGCTGCTGCGCGAGGCCGCCGCCGGCGAGGTGTTCGCGGCCGGGCACGGCGAGCCCGGCAACGACCGCGACCTGGAGTACGCGCGGACGGTCGCCGTCCCGCACGGCGACGGCGGCTACCGCGTCACCGGGCACAAGACGTTCACGTCGCTGTCGCCCGTCTGGACGCGGCTCGGCGTGCACGCCCTGGACGACTCCGACCCCGAGCACCCGAAGATCGTCCACGCGTTCGTGGACCGGGACGCGCCCGGCGTCCGGATCGAGGACACCTGGGACACCGTGGGGCAGCGCGCGACGCGCAGCGACGACACGCACCTCGCGGACGTCCCGGTGCCCGCCGGACGGGTCGCGCGCGTGCTCGCCGCCGGACCCACCGGCGACCCGTTCGTCGCGTCGATCTTCGCGTGGGCGGAGGTGCTGTTCGCGAGCGTCTACTACGGGCTCGCGCGGCGCGCCCTGGACCTCGCGGTCGCGTCGGCGAAGCGGCGGCCGTCGGTGAAGCTCGGCCGTCCGGTCGCGCACGACCCGTACGTGCAGTGGTCGGTCGCGGAGGCGACGGTCGAGCTGGAGGGCGTCCTCGCGCACATCGAGCGCGTCGCCGACGACTGGGCGGCGGGCGTCGACCACGGCGACGACTGGCCGGTGAAGCTCGTCGCCGTCAAGTACCACGCCACCGAGTCCGCCAAGCGCGTCGTGGACCACGCCGTCAAGGCCGCCGGCGCGGGCGCCCTGCGGACGGGCGAACTGTCGCGCCTGTACCGGGACGTCCTGGCCGGGACGTTCCATCCGGCGAACTCCGCGACCGTCCACGAGTTGGTCGGCAAATCCGTCCTCGGCCTGCTCGCGGCCGGGGAGCGATGA
- a CDS encoding MarR family winged helix-turn-helix transcriptional regulator, translating into MNAVATDGRTPGTTPDVAPADLELSDRLRNALGRLHRRARRHTPQALTVGQVSTLAAVESIGPVRLVDLADHEGVRAPTQSRVVATLEDMSLLARTADPADRRACLLTITDEGRAWLDRLRADRTAFYATRIAALPPEQRAALAAALPALEALAAP; encoded by the coding sequence TTGAACGCAGTCGCGACGGACGGCCGCACGCCCGGCACGACGCCGGACGTGGCGCCCGCCGACCTCGAACTGTCCGACCGGCTGCGCAACGCGCTCGGCCGCCTGCACCGCCGTGCGCGCCGCCACACCCCGCAGGCGCTGACGGTGGGCCAGGTGTCGACGCTCGCGGCCGTCGAGTCCATCGGGCCCGTCCGGCTGGTGGACCTGGCCGATCACGAGGGCGTCCGCGCGCCGACCCAGAGCCGCGTGGTGGCGACGCTGGAGGACATGAGCCTGCTGGCGCGCACGGCCGACCCCGCCGACCGCCGCGCCTGCCTGCTGACGATCACCGACGAGGGCCGCGCCTGGCTGGACCGCCTGCGCGCCGACCGGACGGCCTTCTACGCGACGCGCATCGCGGCTCTGCCGCCCGAGCAGCGGGCGGCGCTGGCCGCCGCGCTGCCGGCCCTGGAGGCCCTGGCCGCCCCCTGA
- a CDS encoding beta-class carbonic anhydrase, whose amino-acid sequence MSVTDELLANAERYAAGFDKGDLPLPPAKQVAVVACMDARLNPYGVLGLAEGDAHVIRNAGGVVTPDERRSLAISQRLLGTREIILIHHTDCGMLTFTDEEFRTAVQQDTGVRPDWSAEAFTDLEDDVRQSIARIQADPSIPHKDAVRGFVYEVETGRLREVKR is encoded by the coding sequence ATGAGCGTCACGGACGAACTGCTGGCCAACGCCGAGCGGTACGCGGCGGGCTTCGACAAGGGCGACCTGCCCCTGCCGCCCGCCAAGCAGGTGGCCGTCGTCGCCTGCATGGACGCGCGCCTCAACCCCTACGGCGTGCTCGGCCTCGCCGAGGGCGACGCGCACGTCATCCGCAACGCGGGCGGCGTGGTCACCCCGGACGAGCGGCGCAGCCTGGCCATCAGCCAGCGCCTGCTCGGCACCCGCGAGATCATCCTCATCCACCACACCGACTGCGGGATGCTCACCTTCACCGACGAGGAGTTCCGGACGGCCGTCCAGCAGGACACCGGCGTCCGCCCCGACTGGTCGGCGGAGGCCTTCACGGACCTGGAGGACGACGTCCGCCAGTCGATCGCCCGCATCCAGGCCGACCCGTCCATCCCGCACAAGGACGCCGTGCGCGGCTTCGTCTACGAAGTGGAGACGGGCCGCCTCCGCGAAGTGAAGCGCTGA